The following nucleotide sequence is from Luteolibacter sp. Y139.
TTCGCGTCCATGGTGATCTCGGCATTGAGAACCTTGGAGACGGGACAGCCGGCCTTGGCCTTGGCGGCGAGGTCCTGGAAGGTGGCGTCGTCGATGCCGGGGATGGAGGCGGTGACGTCGAGGTGGCTGGCGGTGATGGCGAATCCGCCGTCCTTTGGCTCAAGCGAGACGGTGGCGGTGGTGGAGATTTTCTCGGGGGTGAAGCCGGCCATGCCGAGGATCATGGAGAAGGCCATGGAGAAGCAGCCGGCGTGGGCGGCGCCGATGAGTTCTTCGGGGTTGGTGCCGGGTTCGCCTTCGAAGCGGGTCTTGAAGGAGTAGGGCTTGGCGGTGAGTGCGCCGGAGCCGGTGCTGAGGATGCCGGAGCCTTCCTTGAGGGAGCCCTGCCATTGGGCGGATGCTTTGTGTTTCATGGTGTGTTGGTAGTGGGGTTGGGGAAGTGATTGCGGGTGTGACCGGCAATCGCTGTGGAGGAGAGCAGGCGGCTGCCGTTTCGCAAGGGAGTTTCGGCGACGGATGTGGTGCTTGGACGCGTCGACGGAACGTCGACACCCCTTAATGTCTCGCTCGGTAGTCGGAGTAGAGCTGGGCTTGGGCGCGGATGGCGGCTTGGTGGATGCCGAAGCGCTTGGCGATTTCGTCGACGCGGCGGTGAAGGGTGCCGTGGGAGGAGGTGGTCTTGTTAGGCTCGGTGAGGACCCAGCCGAGGAAGGCATCGAGGCGGAAGCCGGCGGCGGTGGCGTAGCGGGAGCCGGTGATGTCGGCTTTCAGTTCGATGTCCGGGTTGGTTTCGGTGTGAGCGCCGAGTTTTTCGGTGAGATGGGCGAACTCATGGCCGAAGAGGAAGGCCCAGGTGTTGGCGGGGACTTTCTTTGCGGCGAGGGGGTGGATGAAGATGGTGCAGTCGGCTTGGGTGCCGCGGATGCGGACGAGGGGGCCGGGGTTTTCACCGAGGCGGAGGTGCCAGTTGATCTTGCGACCGGAGGCGCGTGCGACTTCGCCGGCGATGGTCTGGAGCTCGCCGAAGTTCAGGGCGGGGCGGTAGCGGGGATCGGGGCGGGCTTGCATGCCGCGGCGGGGAGCCGGGGCGGGCTTTTTTTGTGCGGGTGCCGCGCTTCGAGAGGTGCTGGAAGTCGGGGGCGGCCCGGGGTCTCTGGCCTCAGACGGGATGACCAAGGCGGCGGCGAGGGTGGCGGCAAAGGCGAGAGGGGCAGGGGTGAAGAGATGGGGCTTCATTGTGAGGCTCCAATAGAGACCAGAAATCGGGGGAGGAAAGGGAAATGAGGGTGCTGCCACGACCACCCGGTGGAGGCGCCGTTCACCGAGGCTAGTAGGTAAAAGTGAGGCTTCGGCGCCAGCTTTCCAGTATTTATCCTTTGCCATAACCTTCGACTAATCTTTTTCTAGATCTTTGTCCGCTACTGTTCCGGTGCCCGGGAAGTGGCCCAAGGGTATGAAGGAACCTCGAACATAGTGATCGTTTGAATCTGCATCTTGGAATGTTTGTCGGCGTTGGGGTGATGGCAGGGGGATTGTATTTTCTCCATCGCGAAATTGACCGGATTTTTGCGGAGGAGAAGCGGCGGAGCCGGGCACCCTTCAAGGAGAAGCTGCTCAGACCTCCCGGAGAGAGCTTGCGCCTGAAGATCGAAGAACTTCACGACGAGTTCATGGAGCAGGGGCTGGTCCTTGCTGTAACCACAGCGTGCACGGGCGGTGCAATCATGGTCTTCACTTTCCAAGCGTGGTGGATGAATGGAATCGTCT
It contains:
- a CDS encoding OsmC family protein, which codes for MKHKASAQWQGSLKEGSGILSTGSGALTAKPYSFKTRFEGEPGTNPEELIGAAHAGCFSMAFSMILGMAGFTPEKISTTATVSLEPKDGGFAITASHLDVTASIPGIDDATFQDLAAKAKAGCPVSKVLNAEITMDAKLG